In the genome of Brachypodium distachyon strain Bd21 chromosome 3, Brachypodium_distachyon_v3.0, whole genome shotgun sequence, the window AATGGGCGCCCCATCCAGGCAAGGATTGCTGAGATGGGTGAGGGTCCCTTTGGAACGGCGTCCTGGCACCTCTGGGTGAGGGCACTGGGCCCATCCGCCCTGTGTTGGTTGGGGAGAGCGGTCCAACTCGACCTGAACTGGATGGAGACCCGATGCTGGTTCTCGCCCGTTCTTGTCTCTTCTTCTTGACTATGAATAGATCACTAGGGTGCGGCAACAGCCCTGCGCTATCAAGGAGCTGGTCCCTGCTGCCTGGTCCAGAATGCCTCGAGTCCCGCTCAGACTTGGCCCGGCTAGGAGCCTCGCCAACGGATGGACGCTGGTTATGCTTGCCACTACCAGAACCATGCTGCTCTGCTTCACTGGTGGTAGAACGGCGCTTATTGCCTGAAGCTGAGTGCTTTGCTGATGGAGCGGCAATGCTACTtgcacctcctccgggatTTGAAAATGACATAGTACTCTTAGCCTCCGTGAAGTCAGAATCTGGGAAGGCAATCTTCATTATATTGAAAAATAAGGTACTGAGAGTCTCGGCTTCTACTCGGACCTGCATTTTGATGGAGCGAATTAAGATTTCATTACAGAACAGACGTCAGCATTTAGAGGATCGATGTGGTATGCAGAACATAGtatatatactactccgtccaataaaggatgtttcaactttgactaaatttgaatgcatctatacactaagtcatgtcaaTACACCCAAATTTtcacaaacttgagacatcttcgttggacggagggggtaCTATTTTTTGAAGTATCTTAAAAATAGTATATGTGTATATTAAAAATGATAAAGTAGGAGTGACTAGAACTAGTAGTAGAACCTAGTGTGTGCGCGAGCGTGTGTGCATCAGAGTGACCCATGGCATTTCATCAAAGGCCAGCCAAACTACTAGGTGGCTTTTTATTATATCTCCAAGTACATAATACTGAAAATATTAATATAGTATGCATAGAGAAGCTTAAAATAAGGTCCGATGCTACAAACATTACCTCAATTCTGTAGTTGAAATGTTGAACCACGCTTTTCAACATCTGTTGCATGTCCGCTATGAACTCGGTTACACCGCCATACTCAAATCCATCAACTCGCAGTTCAATTTTCTGCAAGTCAAGGTTGTTGCCAGCCACACCTTTGGACGAGGAATTTTCATTCCTTCGCCACCAAGAAGCTATATTTGGTATCATTTTGTGGCCCTCTTTGTCAATCCTCCTCCAAAGCTTGCTTATTACATTCTTGCACTGCAGTCATTGAAGATGAGAATAATTACAACCCAGCAACCAAGACCTAATTTCTAAAATGCCAAACAACATGAGCAAAACCAAATGGCAAAAGGAAGCAATCATAAGTTCCAGGTAACACAGCATCATTAAGCTCTTGTGATGAATGGCATACGTGCCGAAGGAATAGTGATGCTTATTTCTTATTTTCAAAGACCAAAGCTATTTGAATTCTAACAAAATCAGGTAAAGGTCATCAAATCCCTCTTTATCTTTTCCACTAAATGTGACCTACGTTGTTACAACTGTGAACACTTCTCTAGCATTGCCTGCAAGGCAATGTATTCTGACTTCTGAGGCCTCCAAAACCGTGGCAGCCAAGCAAGCTTGACCAAAATGGCTGAAACCATGAGAGCCAAATTGATTTTCTCATAAAGGGCAAATGTAGTTTTCATAATCTGTGCGTGCTTTTGTTCAAAAAATAGTTCCAAATGAACATAATGCAAGGCATTGAGCATTTACTATGCCCATGCTTCAAAGGAAAACAAACTAAAGAACTCCAGCCTAACGTTGTGAATCTTGCTTCCTTGATCTATCGTTGGCAGTTGGCACTGGTTATGAGATCCAAACAAGCACTAAAATCATGTCTGCTAAgatgaataaataaacaaaatacTACTACTGGTTGTCCAAGATCCTTTTAAAGATGAGGGAAGGTAGTTCCAACAGAGCAAACCAGCAAAATCACACAAATGATTGAAGTTATATGCTAACCTTTCTTTGCATGCTGTCAGACATCTTCGTGCCACCAGAATCCGGACCAGCAGAATCGATGaccttcttcttgctccaATTTTCCTTGGACTGTTCGGCAGATGCCTCGCCAGACCCAGACAAGTGAGTGGATTTCCCCACCCTAGAAGCAGGAGAGGCCTTTCTAGATGGCATGTTACGCTTCTGCTTCACTATTGGATGAATTGTGTCTTGCTGCCTGGAGGTAGGATCCACAAAAGCATGGACCTCTTGCTCAGACTTTAACTGTGAATCATAATCACCATCTCCTGGGAATGCAAGCCGAGCACCCCGTTGGGAGAAGGTAACATCGACACCAGATCTATCTTCCTGTTTTTCTGCATTTGGTTTTGGACGAATACGGATACTCCTTTTTCGTTTTATTTTTGGTTGCAGCACCTGTTCATCTTCCCCATCATCCCGTTCATGGTTCCAGCTGCCTGATTGCTGTAGATCCATATGCGAGTCCCCTGATAATGCAATCTCGCCTTCCTCTAGGTCATCTGTCTGTTAATCATCAGTAAAAAGAATGATTGTACAGTTAACTTCACATGCAGAAATTCGAGatagaaaaagagagaaatagaTGCCAGGTTTCGGACATACAgttctttttgaaaaagtGCCTGGGCGGGCATCTAATGCAGATAGAGACTTCAACTTTTTCAAAGAAGAAGGGGCAGGTGGTGGTAATCTCCTGCTTCCAGATGAAGATCCTGTAGAACCAGCTTCTTCAGATTTGTGAGCTTTTCCTCTCCCCACGCCATGTTGAAAATCATACCCATCATCATTTATAGGTTCCTCTTCCTCTGATTGATCCTTGTTATCATCattttcatcttcatcttcataatctcctgcttcatcttcttcaggGAGAGATGGTGTATTCCTCTCTTCAGAGTCTTCGTCAGActcctcatcatcttcatcatcatcaaactCCCTGTAGATGGAGTACTTACCAGACCCCGTTGGCCTCCCCCTTCTTTTCTCAAGTTTTTCAGTGGTGTCAGGAACACTGACACCAGACGCATTTCTCATAGGCTTTTTAGTTAAACTCGCCACAACAGAATCAAGCTCTGTAGAGCTAACTCGGAGCCACTTTGGAACCTGGTTATGTTTCATCATATCTCCTGTCCAATCGAATTCTTCATCCATCTGATCAAAGAGCTCGACTTCATCTTCAGTCCGAGCAATCATACGATTAACTTCCTGTAGTGAAGGAACATCATGAAGAGTTTCTTGATACCTCTCTTCGTCATGCAGTAGGGTCTCCAAAGTCATGCGCCTTTCCTCATGGGTCGTTCTTTGATCAAAACGGCCAGCATTAATGACTTCATCTGCCATATCGATTTTGTACTGCTGGATATTGTTGCGGATGAGACTTTCAATTGAACCCATGTATCTGTCCTTTCCAACAAGATCGTCCTCCAAATCTCCACTGCCACCATTCCTCAATTCATCCTCTTTCTGATAACTTGAGATGTTATCAACAACAGCCTCCATATAAATAACCTTTACCTCCCTAGTCTGCCCTATACGATGGGCCCTGGCAACTGCTTGTTCTTCATTTTGTGGATTCGGATCAGGGTCATAAATTACAACAGTGTCTGCGCTCTGAAGATTCAGGCCTCTGCCGGCAGCACGAATGCTAAGCAAGAATATGAAACACTCGGAACCAGGCCTATTGAAGTCAACAATTGCTGATTCACGGTCTTCCAAGCTAGTTGTTCCATCAATTCGTCTGTAAGCAAGTTGCCTCCATTGCAAATAGTCCTCCAGGATGTCAAGAAGTTTAGTCATCGTGCTAAAGAGGAGTACACGGTGACCAGACCTATGAAGCTTAATTAGAATTCTATCAAGATTCCACAACTTCCCACAAGATCTGATAATAAAATCTTTCCCGTAGTAATTCATAAAAGGATATGACAGCAAAGGGTGGTTACAAACTTTCCTCAGCTCCATGCATTTGTTTTGGAGATTCTTATATGTCTTGGCCTGGTACATTGGATTCCTCTGAATACGTATTTTCTCATCTTCAGGATCCACCCTAATGGTGCCAGTGGATTTGATCCAATCGTATATAGTGCCTTGAATCGCAGACATTTTGCATCTCAAAACAATAGATTCCTGCAAAAGACATACCAAGTCAATAATGCTGTGAACTTAAGCCAAGTTACCGACAAGTCATTGTCTTCTATGCATTAGCGTCGAGTGACAAGGGCGAACTGGTGGTACCTTCCGTGGGAGTGAGCCTTCGACATCCTCGACTCGTCTACGCAGCATAAAAGGTTCCAAGATTTGATGCAGCCTGTGAATAATAATCACTTTCTTCTCGGTCTCCAACCAATCATCTTCTTCGCTATGTGTAGGAGCATCCCTCTGAAAAGGCTTTGAGAACCAATCTTGAAATGCTTTGCGATTGTCAAACACTTCAGGTAGCAACAAATTCAGAAGGGACCAAAGCTCCTTGAGATCATTCTGAAATAGTTGGAAAAAACATTAAATTGAAACCTAAAACATTCTAACATAAGTTATGCTCATGTGATAAAACAACCATACTGgcataaaaaagaaagaaacttcTAGGAACACGGGGCTCTGCCACATATCACAGTGTACGGCTATACCATAATTAGTTAAATAATCAATAAATATTTATCAGACTTGCCTGTAGAGGAGTGCCAGTGAGAAGGAGACGCCGCTGGCAACGATAGCGATCAAGATCACGGGCCAAGACAGACTCTCTGTCCTTCATTCGTTGGGCCTCGTCAATTATAATATACTTCCAATCAATTCTTGAAAGCTTGGAACGATCAAACATAACAAATTCATATGTTGTTACAAGAACATTAAATTTCACAGCCAAAACCTCCTGCAAGATGAAatcagagagaaaaaaaagattcagATGCAAAACATTGAATGCCAAATAAGCTTATCTGTGTGGGAAAAAACCCCAGCAAGGATCAAGTTCAGTTCAGACATAAACTGGGATATACAGATAACAGTACCCATGGATTTGAGAACATTCCAACCCTTCACTCCTGGAGCGTAGGTTCATTCAATGATGTGGCAGACTAAAACAGCACCATGTGCTccagattttattttaccaaGTAAAATCAAGGCATGTGCTATGATAATGACTTCGTGCCTTGTATTTTTATGGACAGCATTCAGTTAGGAAAAGGAGTTCATCTGCATGCTATTAACCGAAGTGAACTGAAGTAATTTCACATTACAGAGCAATAAAAATAGTATAACAGAAGACAAGCCTGACATGGAAAGCAGATTGCTTCAAAATAAGATAAAATGCACTGTTTATGAGTATCTCGGTATCTAGGAGACAATATAGCTAGGACTGTTATGTTTTTAGAAGATGATTGTGCTTGCTTATAATAAATATATTTAGGAGGAGAAACGTGTCAGAAACCTTTGAATGCTAAACAGTAAAAAGTATAAAACGTACAGATGTAGCGCAAGCAACTTACTTGAGAAAACAGCTTTTGCCTTTGATCCTTTGCACCAACATAGAAGATGCAAGATGCAGATGGTAACCAGTTTAGCAGTTCActctgaaaataaaaataaacaaaattaaaacttCTGTTTCTAAACTAACTTCTGCATCACAAAATAAATACTATTAAATGATACTTCCTTGgagtatactccctccatttcacaaaggttggcgtattttgtttcgttaagacaaggctttgaccaatgaaaactctattgatatgtattttttcatacatgaaatttatatcaatggattcgtcttAAAAAattcttgctaatgatcatggtttcgtatcatttaacttatatattaatagagtaattcttggtcaaatgattgtcttaacgaaacgaaatacgccaacctctgtgaaatggagggagtaacataaaAGGAAATCGCACCTTCCAATTGACCAAGACAGCATTTGGCACTATTATGAGATGTGGTCCATAATTCCCTTTAAATTCCATCAAGTATGCAATCAAAGCCATAACCTGTTGAAACAAAAGGTGTAACCATGAAAAGACAATCCTAGCAGCACGACATTAAAGGAAAAGAGCAAAGCAATCAATATTAAAAAACGTAGTGAGATAACTAAAGACCAGCAGGTGAAAATAATAAGGCACACCTGTACAGTCTTGCCAAGACCCATCTCATCAGCCAAGATGCCATTCAACTTATTATTGTACAATGAAAGCATCCACTGAAGGCCCACCTGGGTAACCAGCGAAACCAAGATTTAAAAAGAAACATCAAAGACTGACAGGTCCAGGTATGTATTACTATTACAGAACAATAGTTTGGTTCAGTTAAATGGAAATGTCCTACCAGCTGGTAGTCCCTTAAAGTGCCTAATCGCAAAAGTGACGGCTGCTTTGTAACTTTCTCACTCACAGCATGAGCCAAAGTATAGTACCTACAAGAATATAATAGGTCCAAGTTTGTTTAGGCTGAAGAGTAGATATTGCAGACCTAGTTAATCTGCCAAATTAGAGAACAGCTGTATATGGTATTTATTCAGAAGTCAATAGCATTATATAAATTAAATTTGTAGCAAGTCGAGGAAAAACATTCCAATAGAACACATTTCCCATTATAGTTACTTACTTGTTATCAGAAGTGTTTTCCCTTGGTGCATTCATCTCAGAGAAGGTGTTCCTTATCATAACCTCCTGACCCGCACATTGTGCAGCAGCCTTCACTTCTTCTTCAGAAAGACCCTGTTCAACAATCAGCAAGCtcattatatatatgtatataggAGCAAACCTAAAGAGTGCAGTAGTGCAGCACACAGCTACCCCACAGACCTGTGGAGGATGTGCAATGCATGGGGGTACAGTTAAGAcccaatgttttttttaacctaGTAAATTCCGGTATTAATACACACACACAGGTAACAGGTTAATACCCTTTTCCCCTCTAATAATGATAATTGATGATAAATAAATGCTATGAGATCTCTCACCCTGTATGCTAATTTTGATTTGCCTTAAAAATTGAATTATATTGCAGTTAGTTCCAGTTTTCTGGTcattaaacatttttttattagcAAGAAATATTGAGTATGATAATGTTGATTCGCCTAGTATGGTTTTGTTATCTGTCATCTTGGTTACTTGACTTGGCAGACACTCTAGTAGCGCCGACAGTGGCATTCCTGGGCAAAAGGCATGGATGAAAATTAAGCTCCTTCTGAGCGGCAGCGATATGCATTGGCCAAAGAAGCCCACGCATAGGTGGGGGTAATGAGCCTgttccaccaccaccatgtcATTCCGGTGATGTGTTCCCAAGGCTCTTAAGTTTTCTGGCTCCACCAGCAGACATTGCATCCACATCTTAAGTTTTCTGCCTCCACCACTGGTAACAAACAATTTTTAACAGAAAAAGAGTATGTGCTACCATCTATAGAATCTCACAGACCCAGAACTAAGAAACCAAAAGGGTATGGGTAAAAGGCTAATTTCATTTTACAAAGTAGAGAAAGGCATATACCTGTGCAcgtgcagctgctgcagcattATTTTCTGCCTCTTCTACTTGTTGCTGATTCTTGGCAGCAGTAATTTTTCCTCCAAGTTTATAAAGGTACTCTTCAGTCTGGGATAAGAATGAAGATAGAACATTGTATCTTTGAGCTGCATCACCAGGAACACTAGTTTGTTGTTCCAACAGTATTTGACGATATCTTTCCACGTCATTGTTTTTTAGTGCCTCCATTCTTTTACTTCGATCATCatcctttttctttgagaaTTCCCTCAACATCCTTTCATGGTACTTGGCTACCCCCCGGTTACGTGTTATTCGTGCATCACGAATAGCCCAATGTGCTTCCAAAAGCTTCTTGCGCCACTGGAAAATGGATTTCAGCTGCTTCTCTCTTGAGGCCTTTTGCATCTGCTGAACTTGCCTTATCAGCTCAACACGTTGACGTTCACATTGCTTGACAAACTTTCTGTATATCCTATCAGGCATTGCCATTATTTCTTGTTGCACCTCTTCAACTTCATCCCTCATACGAGCCTGACGCTCAAGGAGTTTcagctttttttcttcaatcTGTAATCTCAATACAAGATCTGGTCGGATCCTTTTCCTCTCTAGATTAATTGAAAGCAAGCCACTGATCTTTTTCAAGTTATCCTCTCGTTTCTTGCCAAGAACAATCATGCCTTCCTGGGCCAACAAATCTTTCACATCATAACCAAGTGCGAGACTACCATTGTAATTTGCACCGCCCAATGAATCATGTTTTCTAGTGAAGGACGGGAAATCAAATAGTGGTCCATGATATTTTCTGGGAACATCCCTGGGAGATGGTGCGCTGCTTGTAGAGGCAGCTCTTTTTGCCTGCTCAGCGTCTGCTGGACCACTTTCAGACGGTAAAGATTTCCCCCTTTCATTACTGTGATCACTTCTCCCAGGTGTTCTCTGGATACCCCTTTCTTGTTCCTGCTCAGATTTAACCAGACTGGTGTTACTTTGTTCAGGTACTGAAACTGGTCCAATTCTAAGAGGCTCCTTGGGCGAAGCTTTCATCACTTGCATGGGACCACTAGCAGAACTAGTTCTGTCTTCTGAAGCAGAAACCTCCACCTTGGGTAAACTGGGGCCTTTCAACATTGGAGGTTTTTCAGGAGCTTTATCACTACTTTCCATGGCCTTTCCATGTTCATCAGCACTGACTGGAGCAGACCTTTCACGATTCAGTGTTACTGAAGGTACAGAGACCAGCTGCGCCTGTGAGTCagatggcggtggcggaggagacATGATCAATTCAAGAACTTCTGATGGGAGTGTACGATCACCACGCTGAGATGCAACCAAAGAGAGATAAAATTGCAACAACATGAGACTGATCAGATTGAACCACAGAGTAAGATTCtctaaggaaaaaaaattcataaacAAAAAGACAGCCAAGATTTAGATTTCTTGTACCTTGAGACGCCGAAAAGCTAATATCTGAGCTTTAAGTACATGAAGTTGATGTTTTGTGAAACCCGAATGTGGCCGAGCACCTTGAGGTGGGGCCTGTGATCCTCCTGTTTCAACAGGAGTTGCTGTAGGGGTGGTAGCTCGGTTAGTCTGCTGCAGCTGTCTTGCATACTGCATCTGCATCGCTTCTGAGCTCACCAGAGCATTCTTTGGATTGGGCTGCTCAGAAATCTTATTCACATGTCCAGAACTTTGGGCCATATGCATCATTTGCCCAACATTACCCACTGGCATGGGTGGCCTCACCGCCCTCTCGTTTGAGATTTCCCTGTTGTGGGCAGATATCTGTTGCTGCATCTGCAAGTTGCTCGGATTCATCATCTTAGTCTCTACTCCAACAGAAACCGAAGAACTAGGGGGGAGAGACTGCCGTGGCTTCAATGGAGCTTGACCAGAAATATTCCCATTCACTGGGGCATCGCTGTTCACCTGCCTAGGCGGCATTTGTtgattctgctgctgctgtgcagCCATGCTTGCCTCGTTCTGCTTCTGCATGGCGGCCATCCTGGACTGCAACATGGGTAAGATTTGAGAAATGAGATTTGCATTTGCAGGATTAGAAAGGTCAATGTTCTGCTCCTTTGCCCAGGCATGGATAAGCTGATAGTGGCCCATTGTTAAAGGGTTACCACCAATGCTGCCAGTGCCCGCTTGGCCTTGCATTGGCTGCATCGGCCTAACCATGCTCGCTGATGACATCTGCTGCCCAGGGACTCCTTGTGGTGGCATAGGAGGCCTCATATCACCGCCCCTTTGCTCACTACTGCCCGGCTGCCCCTGCTCTGTCTGCTTCTCCGCCTGTTGAAGATGCTCAGACGGTCTCTTCAACatctgggcctgggcctgggcctggagGGACATAAGCTCCTGCATCTTCGCAGGGTTGGCAGCAACATCCTGGTCCCTAGAAGATGGTCCTGCCATATTCATTTTGGCCTGTTGCTGCAGGTGCATCCCATGGGATTTCTGCTGTTGGATCAGAAACTGCATGTATGCCTGTTGCTGCTGAATTGTGTTCTGGTTGTGCTGCTGACCAGCAACCATGCCCTGAGGTCCACCAGGGTGGGGCAGGTTCCTCTGACCCTGGAACGGCGGCATTGGGCCTGACGACTGAGGgaagccgccgctgccgccgccgccacctcccatCATACCATGCTGCGCACCGGGCTGGTACgattgctgttgctgctgctgttgttgttcatGGTGATGCGTCATTGCCTGCAACAGAAGGCAACACGTTCAGACATCCAAAACCTCTGCAAATTAAGGAAtgacccaagagagagaacaaaaaaaacacaattgTATAATCGTGCCACCAATATGACAAGCCAGAAGAACCCCAAGCGTTCTTGAGAAACAAACGCATTCGaccacaaacaaacaaaaaggcaCAGACGAACAGGGCTGAACCAAAATCGCCCCCGAGAACCTTTCTCCGCAGCAGGCAAACCTGAAATTTACGCAATTTCCGTAAACCCCAACAGAAATCCAAAACAAACAGGATCACATCACCCGGAGGAGGAAAATCCGGGCCGGAGACGCACACGTGGAACTGCAACCCCCAAATCGCCCTGGCTGAACCCCACCAACCAAAGAACTCGGAAAGATGGGACAGGACAAGACACACCGCCACGCACTCACACACTCCACTATAAGTGggtagaggaggaagaggaagaggaaaagcCTCGTTACCGTTGGGGGCAGGAAGCCGCCATAAAGGcgctgcgcctgcgcctgctgctgctgcgacggcgtgggcggctgctgctgctcggtCCGAGGCGACGTCGCCGGAGAGCTCCGCGAGCTGCCGGAGGGGGGCCCGCCGGGCTGCATGACACCGACAGAAAGGCTCCTAGATCTAGCCGATACGGGGCTCCTTCATGCGTCCCGCGGGCGAGATCTAGGTCGGAGAaggggcggcgggggaggaggcgcgcacGCCGgatcgccgccgctgctgacgGCCGCCGGAGACGCGGTgcggggttccggcgaggGGTAGTCAAAACCTAACCTGGGgattttcctctcttttttttaatgtcagacgagaagaaggagagagaTATAGAGCAGTGGCTCACGAGTGATCCGGATCGCAAATTAGAAAGAGGGGGAGGGCTTTTAAACGAAAAACTAGTGGGCAAGAAATTTGCACAGAGACCCTCAAAGATTTTAGATATTCCTGTGGTAGGGCTGATATTACCATTTATCGCGTGTTATTTCGCGTAGCACCCCTTATCTGATATTTGAAGTGTCCAGACCAAATATAGGACCAGGCCTGGTATTTTCTATTTACATGCTATATGTCCGAATGACGAAAGTTAGTCGTAATGGTGTAGATTTACAATTTATTGTAGAGTGACAAAGTTGCGTGCAGCCTCCTCTTAAAGTTACGATTTATTATCATATTGTTCGGGTGGTTGGTTCTCAATCGAGTAATTGGGTAAGGTGTGATGGTTGTACCGTCATAAAGAGGAATGGCGTGAGGGTTTTTTTTAAGGAGAGAGATGGCATATTGTGGCGCGCATATTACCGATAAGACAATTGGGACCAAGCCCGGTATTTCCTATTTATATCATCTGTTCTGACAACGAAGATTAGTCCATAATGGCGTAATTTTACAACTTATTGCGAAATGGCAAAGTACCGTGCGGTCTCCTCTTAAAGTTGAAATTTATTATCATGTTTGTTCGGGTGGTTGGTTCTCGGTCGAGCAATTGTGGTAAGGCGTAATACCTGCACCGTGTTAAGGTGAGGAAGGACGTGATTTTTAAAAGGAGAAAAATGACGCACGGATTACTGGTGACACGATTGGGCTCTTAATGTCTGAATCACTTTTCATCATGTTATTTTTTCGGTTGTTGCTTTTCAACCGAGCAATTAAAGTAGCACGCGTGCACGAACAAGGAAAGAGGGGATGTGGGGTCATAACTAATAGTTACAACTATGTATATGCATATATTCCGAAGTTTACGATTTGTACTTATGGCATGCAATGGGAACTTCTTGGTTGAGCAGTTGTGTCGAGGCATGACCCGTGATTGTGGAACTAAAAAGGAAATGCTTAGGGTATTTTGTCATTGAAAACCCCCTCTATATATATGCCTCTAAGGTAGGATGTTCATAAGCCATGGTACTCCccccgatccatattaattgtctcagatttgcccaaatatggatgtatctatgtttaaaaagcgtctagatatatgtaatatttcgataattaatatggattggagggagtagcaatttTTACTGCCTCTAATCACTTAAAAAGCTATTGCTTGGTGGTGGAACCCATCTTACAGGCAACACCTGCCTCTATGCACTACAGGGGTTTGGTGATACGTGTGAATGCAAGTTGTGGGTCTCAGCTTAAAGATATGTTCACCTCTAAAAACTGTGGGCGCTCTTATGAAGTCCACCGATGAATTGAAGATGAGATAAATTGGAGCTTCTAGAGTAGTGACTGCTGCAAAATAGGAAGACTGGAATAGGATTTAAGTGAA includes:
- the LOC100833895 gene encoding ATP-dependent helicase BRM is translated as MQPGGPPSGSSRSSPATSPRTEQQQPPTPSQQQQAQAQRLYGGFLPPTAMTHHHEQQQQQQQQSYQPGAQHGMMGGGGGGSGGFPQSSGPMPPFQGQRNLPHPGGPQGMVAGQQHNQNTIQQQQAYMQFLIQQQKSHGMHLQQQAKMNMAGPSSRDQDVAANPAKMQELMSLQAQAQAQMLKRPSEHLQQAEKQTEQGQPGSSEQRGGDMRPPMPPQGVPGQQMSSASMVRPMQPMQGQAGTGSIGGNPLTMGHYQLIHAWAKEQNIDLSNPANANLISQILPMLQSRMAAMQKQNEASMAAQQQQNQQMPPRQVNSDAPVNGNISGQAPLKPRQSLPPSSSVSVGVETKMMNPSNLQMQQQISAHNREISNERAVRPPMPVGNVGQMMHMAQSSGHVNKISEQPNPKNALVSSEAMQMQYARQLQQTNRATTPTATPVETGGSQAPPQGARPHSGFTKHQLHVLKAQILAFRRLKRGDRTLPSEVLELIMSPPPPPSDSQAQLVSVPSVTLNRERSAPVSADEHGKAMESSDKAPEKPPMLKGPSLPKVEVSASEDRTSSASGPMQVMKASPKEPLRIGPVSVPEQSNTSLVKSEQEQERGIQRTPGRSDHSNERGKSLPSESGPADAEQAKRAASTSSAPSPRDVPRKYHGPLFDFPSFTRKHDSLGGANYNGSLALGYDVKDLLAQEGMIVLGKKREDNLKKISGLLSINLERKRIRPDLVLRLQIEEKKLKLLERQARMRDEVEEVQQEIMAMPDRIYRKFVKQCERQRVELIRQVQQMQKASREKQLKSIFQWRKKLLEAHWAIRDARITRNRGVAKYHERMLREFSKKKDDDRSKRMEALKNNDVERYRQILLEQQTSVPGDAAQRYNVLSSFLSQTEEYLYKLGGKITAAKNQQQVEEAENNAAAAARAQGLSEEEVKAAAQCAGQEVMIRNTFSEMNAPRENTSDNKYYTLAHAVSEKVTKQPSLLRLGTLRDYQLVGLQWMLSLYNNKLNGILADEMGLGKTVQVMALIAYLMEFKGNYGPHLIIVPNAVLVNWKSELLNWLPSASCIFYVGAKDQRQKLFSQEVLAVKFNVLVTTYEFVMFDRSKLSRIDWKYIIIDEAQRMKDRESVLARDLDRYRCQRRLLLTGTPLQNDLKELWSLLNLLLPEVFDNRKAFQDWFSKPFQRDAPTHSEEDDWLETEKKVIIIHRLHQILEPFMLRRRVEDVEGSLPRKESIVLRCKMSAIQGTIYDWIKSTGTIRVDPEDEKIRIQRNPMYQAKTYKNLQNKCMELRKVCNHPLLSYPFMNYYGKDFIIRSCGKLWNLDRILIKLHRSGHRVLLFSTMTKLLDILEDYLQWRQLAYRRIDGTTSLEDRESAIVDFNRPGSECFIFLLSIRAAGRGLNLQSADTVVIYDPDPNPQNEEQAVARAHRIGQTREVKVIYMEAVVDNISSYQKEDELRNGGSGDLEDDLVGKDRYMGSIESLIRNNIQQYKIDMADEVINAGRFDQRTTHEERRMTLETLLHDEERYQETLHDVPSLQEVNRMIARTEDEVELFDQMDEEFDWTGDMMKHNQVPKWLRVSSTELDSVVASLTKKPMRNASGVSVPDTTEKLEKRRGRPTGSGKYSIYREFDDDEDDEESDEDSEERNTPSLPEEDEAGDYEDEDENDDNKDQSEEEEPINDDGYDFQHGVGRGKAHKSEEAGSTGSSSGSRRLPPPAPSSLKKLKSLSALDARPGTFSKRTTDDLEEGEIALSGDSHMDLQQSGSWNHERDDGEDEQVLQPKIKRKRSIRIRPKPNAEKQEDRSGVDVTFSQRGARLAFPGDGDYDSQLKSEQEVHAFVDPTSRQQDTIHPIVKQKRNMPSRKASPASRVGKSTHLSGSGEASAEQSKENWSKKKVIDSAGPDSGGTKMSDSMQRKCKNVISKLWRRIDKEGHKMIPNIASWWRRNENSSSKGVAGNNLDLQKIELRVDGFEYGGVTEFIADMQQMLKSVVQHFNYRIEVRVEAETLSTLFFNIMKIAFPDSDFTEAKSTMSFSNPGGGASSIAAPSAKHSASGNKRRSTTSEAEQHGSGSGKHNQRPSVGEAPSRAKSERDSRHSGPGSRDQLLDSAGLLPHPSDLFIVKKKRQERARTSIGSPSSSGRVGPLSPTNTGRMGPVPSPRGARTPFQRDPHPSQQSLPGWGAHSDRGGSSSPGIGDIQWAKPAKRQRTDSGKRRPSHM